Below is a genomic region from Azoarcus sp. KH32C.
TGGTGGGCCAGAAGGCACCGCTCAAACCCAGGGACATCTGGGCGATCCGTATTCACCTTCAGAACGCCCACCATGTTCGCGATCTTGCGATGTTCAATCTGGCCATCGATAGCAAGCTTCGCGGATGCGACCTCGTCGCCCTGCGGGTTCGTGACGTCACGCACGGCAACCAAGTGCTGTCCCGTACGGCGGTCGTTCAGAAAAAGACCCAGCGGCCGGTCCAGTTCGAGCTGACGGAGCCGACGCGAACGACGGTGGCGATTTGGATCGAGACGGCGAAGCTGAAACCGGAGGACTTCCTGTTCCCAAGCCGACTGCACGACTCGCCGCATGTGTCCACCCGGCAGTACGCAAGGATCGTCGAACAATGGGTGACGGCGGCCGGTCTGGATCCTGCGGCCTACGGCACGCATTCGATGCGCCGGACGAAGGCGACGCTCATCTACAAGCGGACGAAGAACGTGCGGGCCGTCCAACTCCTGCTGGGCCATTCCAAGCTCGAGTCTACGGTTCGCTACCTTGGCATCGAGGTCGATGATGCCTTGGAGATCTCTGAGCAGATCGAGATTTGACGGTAGCACGGCCGCTCTCCGAGAGCATTTCGCGGCGAGCGGCCGCTTACTGACGAGCAGCCGGAAGGGTTGGATCGGCCACAAGCCGCCATCCCGGTTATCGACTCCAAAGCAGCCATTCATACCGCCGCGTTTCTTAATAACAGACATTCGTCACTGCTGATCAATCATGGCATCTGGTCGGCCAGCTGGAGCAGACATGGGAATGTACTCCCCGCAAATAGCGGGGAGTTAGACGCAATGGGAATTACTGCCAGTTGGCTGCGATTATGGGGGAGAGGGCCGTCTGATAAGTGGGCGGCAGGCTCGTTTCGCCCGCTTGTGGCGGTGAGAAGGATGCCATGGCCTGGACCAGATTCTCGACCTTGGTATCGAGCAGCAGTTTGTCGTCGGCAGTCTTGAACTGCTCGACGTGATAGGCCGATCCGACGTACCAGTTCTGGACAACCAGCTTGTCACTGGTTCCGATGATGCTCACTTCCAGATCGTTGCCGACATGCCGGAACCAGAGTTGGTCGGTAGTGACGCCCGCCGCAAATTGAGCCAGGTCGGTATTCGCCGCCGTTGTGTCGTTTTCGCTGACGGTGTCAGTCCCGCTACCTCGCCCCAAGAGATAGGTATCGTTGCCGAGACCACCTACCAGGTTGTCATTGCCCCCGCGGCCATCAAGTTTGTCGTCCCCGCCCATGCCGGACAGCACATTGACGGCATCGTTGCCGATCAAGAAATTGGATAGGTCGGACCCGGTCGCACTGATTGCAGCACTTCCGGTCAGAGTCAGTTCCTCGATCGAATTGTAGGATTGCATCACATACGATACCGAAGCATAGGCGCGGTCATACGAGTCCGCAGGAAGCCCTGTCCACGTGATCCACGCGCGTTCATCGATTTGATCGCCTGCGTTATCAACATAGAAGGTGTCCTCGCCCCCCTGTCCTTGCATGTAATCAGCGCCGGCTCCACCATCAAGTGTGTCGTTTCCCGAGCTCCCGTCGAGCTGGTTGTCCAAGGCATTTCCGACTAAATAATCGTTCCCGTCTGATCTTCCATCAAGTCTCACAGCCCTCCCGATTAAGACTCCTTTCTCGACATTTTGTGGCATCCAATAGTGATCGATCGAGACAAATACCGTGTCGTAGCCTTCGCCGTCGTATTCGACCACGTTTTCAGGGAAAGGACCGATCCAGGTGCTCGTGGGGGCGTCGCTAACGAAGTAGGTATCGTCTCCGGAACCACCAATCATGGTGTCGTACCCGGCGCCTCCATCGATGACGTTGTTTCCGGCATTGCCCCTAATAACGTTGTTCCCGGAGTTCCCGGTGCCGTTAATCACCGCCGTGCCAAGCAAGGTCAGGTTTTCCAGGCTGGAGCCCAGCGTATACGTGACGTAGCTTTGAACTTCATCGGCCCCATCGCCCGACGTTTCGTTGATCACATCGGCTAAGGTGTCGATCACATAAACGTCGTCGCCCACGCCGCCGGTCAGGGTGTCGATACCGCTGCCCCCGTCCAGCGTATCGTTGCCTGCCCCACCGGTGAGCGAATCGTTCCCCCCCTGACCGCGCAGCCCGTTGCCCACAGCATTGGCCACTATGATGTTGGAAAAATCATTGCCCGTCCCGGTGATCATTTGAGTCCCGATCAAGGTCAGGTTTTCGAGATCGGCGCCGAGCGTATAGTCGACGCAGGATTGCACCATATCCGTCCCCTCGCCGGGATTCTCGATCACGACGTCGCCGCTCCGGTCGACGACGTAGGTGTCGTTGCCCTGGCCGCCAGTCAAGGTATCCGCTTCCGCGCCGCCGTCGAGGGTATCGTTGCCGACGAATCCGGTCAGCGTATTGGCGAGGGCGTTGCCGATCATGAGGTTGTCCGCCGCATTGCCGGTGCCGGTGGTAGCGGCGGTGCCGACGAGCGTCAGATTTTCGAAGACGCTATTCAATGTGTAATCGAACGCGGCAACGACCGTGTCGGTGCCTTCGTTGGCGTTTTCGGTGATGACATCAGCGGAAGTATCGAGCCAATAGACATCGTTTCCGGTACCGCCGATCAGGGTGTCAACGCCGACTCCGCCGTCGAGGACATCGTTGCCGCCGCCGCCCGTCAGAAGATTGTTGCCGGCGGTGCCAGTAAGATTGTTGTTGAGCGCGTTGCCCGTGCCAGTGAAATTGCCCGTGCCCGTCAATACCAAGTTTTCGACATTGGCGCCAAGCGTATAGCTGAACCCGGCGACGACCGTATCGGTGCCGCCGCCCGATCTTTCCGTGACGGTTTCGCTGAGGCTGTCAATCAGGAAGGTGTCGTCGCCAGCGCCTCCGATCAAGGTGTCGATCCCCGGGCCGCCGTCGAGGGTATCGTCGCCAACGCCACCGTCCAGGGTGTTGTTGGCTGAATTGCCGACCATCACGTTGTTGTCGACGCTGCCCGTGCCGCTGATCCCTGCGGTACCGAGCAGGGTCAGCTTTTCGACGTTGGCACTTAGCGTATAACTGACCGAGGCACGTACCTCGTCGTAGCCTTCGCTCGAGTTTTCCACCACCGCTTCGCTGGCGACATCCACCAGGTACAGGTCGTCGCCAGCGCCGCCCTTGAGCGTATCGGTGCCGGCAGCGCCATCCAGCACGTTGGCCGCGGCGTTGCCTGTTATGACGTTGGCGAGACTGTTGCCGGTGCCGTTGATCGCTTCATCGCCAACGAGGGTGAGGTTCTCAAGATTGGCCGCCAGCGTATAAGTCATGAAAGACTGGACGGTGTCGGTCCCCTGAGAAGCGGATTCGCTGATGACATCGCTTAGGGAGTCGATCACATAGGTGTCGTTACCCAAGCCGCCCACCAAGGTGTCGATGCCCGCGCCCCCGTCGAGAGTATCATTGCCGTCCAGTCCTTTTAGCAAATTGTCGCCGGCATTGCCGGTGATGGCGTTATTGAGCGCGTTGCCGCTGCCCGAAATACCGGCGGAGCCCAGCAGGATCAGATTTTCCAGATTACCGGCCAAGGTATAGGTCTGATCAAACTTGACCGTGTCGATTCCACCCTTGGAGGTCTCGGTGATGAGTTCTTGGCCGCCACGGAGAATAAACACGTCATCACCGTTGCCGCCGATCAAGGTATCCGTCCCGCCGCCGCCGTCCAAGGTATCGTTGCCGTCGCCACCGGACAGGGAATTGGCGTACGCGCTGCCGATCAACTCGTTGTTCGCGGCATCGCCGGTCGCGGTCTGCGGGCCGGTGCCGTTAAGGATTACCCGCTCGATATTGGCTAGGGTGGTATAGGTGCTCAGCGAGGTGGCGACCGTGTCGAATCCCTCGTCGGCCTGTTCAGTGATCGTAACCGCGTTGCTGCCAATATCGTAATAGTCGTCACCCACGCCGCCGATCAGAGTGTCGGCACCGCTTTGGCCGATCAAGGCGTCATTGCCCGCTTCGCCCTGAAGGAGATCGCTACCGTCTCCCCCGTCTAGGGTATCGTTGCCGTCGCCACCGTAGAGGCTGTCGACACCGCTGCCGCCAACCAGACGGTCACCGCCGTCGCGGCCATAGAGGATATCGTTGCCGGCACCGCCGTCCAGAACATCGGCCGCGCGCGGATCGGCGGCCGTGCCCCCGGTTCCCCCGTCCAAAGAGTCATTGTCATTGCCCCCGTACAGGGTGTCGTTGCCGGCGCCGCCCTGCAGCGTGTCGTTGCCATCCTGGCCGTTGAGCGCATCGTTGCCGCCATCGCCATAGAGGGCATCATTGCCGAGGCCCCCGTCAAGACTGTCGTCGCCCTGCCATTGATCGCCAAGGCTGCCGTCGGAGGCGTCGCCGAAAAGTAAGTCGTCCCCGTCGCCCCCCGCGAGGGTGTCGGCCAAGCCGCCGCCGATGAGGGTGTCCTGGCCGCTGCCCCCATCCAGCGAGTCCTTGCCGTGGCGGGACAAGGACAGGCTCGGATACCAGTCGTCGCCGACCAGCAGATCGTTGCGTAGGCCGCCCACAAGCGTGTCGCCGCCGCCCTCTCCGAGCAGGAAGTCATCGCCGTCGCCGCCATCGAGGTAGTCGTTGCCGTGCCATTGCGAGTCCAGTTCGCGCAGATCGCCAAACAAGATGTCGGCACCGATGCCCCCGTAGACCTGGTCGTCACCACCCTGCCCCAGCAGGGTGTCACTGCCAGTGCCGCCGTCGATCTGGTCGTTTCCGAACTCCGAGGGCGGAACGTATTGGGGCACGCCGGCAGTGATGACGCCGTCACCATAGATGAAGTCGTCGTCGTCCCCACCGCGCACCACGTCGTTGCCGCGGCTGCCCCAGATTTGGTCGGCCCCGCTGCCGCCATCGATGATGTCATTGCCGTAATCGCCATCTATAACGTCATCGCCCGCCCCGCCGTCTATGACGTCGTCGCCGTCGGCGGCGGTGGCGGGGCTACCGATGTAGTAGGCCAGTAGCACCTGGTCGGCGGTCCACCCCGCCCACCAGGTGCGGCCGCTCCAGGAGGGGAAGGTGCCGGCGGGGGGTGGCCAGGAGACGTTCGGGTCGGTGGTCAGGTTACCCCGGTAGTCGCCGCCGCCGAAGATGAGATCGGTGCCGCCGCCGCCCTCGATGGTGTCCGCCCCGGCCCCTCCGGAGATGAGGTCGGCATCTGCTCCGCCGAGCAGGTGGTCGTTGCCCCCTTGGCCGCTCAAACTGTTGTTGCCGTCCTTGCCGTCGATCTGATCGTCACCAGCGCCGCCGATCAGGAGGTCGGCGAAGCCGGGCAGGGCCTGGCCGTCAGTGACCAGATTGGGGCTGCCGGTGATCGCGGTGTCGAGGAGGTAGCGGCCGTCAATGATCACCGGGTTAAGGTCGCCGACCAGAATGCCGGGGGGCGGGGGCGGGCCCTCGGCCAGGGTAATCCCCAGTCCGCCGGGCTGCCAGTCGCGCACGGTCAGGGTGTCGGTCGAGTCCGCGACCCGGATCAGCAGGTCGGTGCCGGTGGCGCCGGCGACCTCGCTGAAGACGTACTTCTGGTCGGCGCTGCGCCAGAGACTGAGGCTCCCGAGCTGCTCGCCGCCGCTTAGGACGTCGCCGTTGATGCGGATGCAGCCCTGGCCGTCGGAGTCGATGACGATGTCTTGGCCGTCGCCTCCCGCAAAGCTATAGGTATCGCTGCCGGCACCGCCCACGAGGAGATCGTTCTCTGAGCCGCCAGCAAGGCTGTCATTGCCTTCGCCACCCAAGAGCGTGTCGCCGCCCCTTCCGCCGGACAGGCTGTCGGCGCCCACCTCTCCGAGCAGAATATCGTTGCCTTGGGCCCCCACAAGCACGTCGTCTCCGGCGTTTCCGATCAGCAAGTCGGCTTCGTTGCCGCCGGTCAACATATCGTTGCCGTTACCGCCGAGCATGAAGGCTCCCCGGCTAAAGGTGTCGGTGGCATTCATGCCTATCGCGCCGGCCTGCACGTACCAGTCTCGAAGCCGCGGTAGAACAGAATTGATCAAAGCGCGTTCTTCGTCAGTGAAGGCATCGGTGGCGAGGTAGTACTTCAAGTACAGGCTGAAACCCTTAGCCTGTGCAAGATCGATTGCCTCGTGCGCATCGAAACTCACTTGGAATTCCTTCGCGACATCGGCCATATCGAAGCGAACACCACCGGCAACCGTATTGAAGAACTCTCGTTTGTAGCCGGTACTGTCCGCTTGCTCGTCGTAGTACTTTTGCATCGCGAGCGCGATCAGCGCATTGCTGACCTGGTGCTCGTTGGGTGTGCTCTGGTTGCCATCATTCACCGTGAGGCCGCCGTCCTGGGCGAGCTTCCACAAGTCAGACGTGAAACGCTCGACCATGCTGTCGGGCGGGAGTGCTCCTTCAATCCCGGCTTGATGCTTGACAAGGCGTTCGAGGAAGTTTTCGTACTTGTTATTCGCCGTGCCGGTATCGAACGCGAACAAATTCTTGTCGAAGATCATCTTCAACAAATCATTGAGCTGATAGGTGACCCGGTTCAAGGATTGAACTTGCCCGTTAGAATCAATGGCGGCAGTTTGATTGCTTTGCAGGAAGGCGTTCAGCAGGGCTTGGGAATGCAGGTCAATACCCGATACGCCCTCGTGAAAGTTTTCGATGTTGATCTGCGTGCCGATCCGGTTTGATGTCGGCACGACAGGCCAATCAGTCAGAAACTCGCCTGAAGTATTGATATTGACGACTTTCTCACCACGGGCGGCCAAGGTGTCCGCGGCGATCGGGTTGAGATTGAACGGATCCATCGCAGCGACGTAGGCGTTCAGCTTTGCCAGTTCCTAAGGGACTTCCCGTCAACCCAGTTCCTTGCAGACCGGCCACAGGCCGATCCTGACGTCGATCACGTACTCATTTTCAGCCCTCCGCGATCACGCATACGCGTGACCGGCCTTTTCGACTGCCGACATCGCCATGGACAAAGACAGAGCAGACTGCCTTTCCCTAATCGGCCTTGTTCGGCACGGTCGTGCCGGGGCCCTGCGATTAACCGCACCGGCTGGCCTCGATCGTTCATCGGCGCGACCGGGGCGCGGGGATCAGCCGCGACACCCCGTGTGGTCGGCCCTCAGGTTAGCCAGGCTCTCAGCCGGTCGGTCTGACCTGTTTGTCTATCGCGTGCGTGCAGTCATGCGAACACCTTCGGGTGATACGTTGGTTTCAGCGCGCCGGTTCCGTGGCCGAGTCGGGCCGCTGACGCCACGCCTCGGGATTGTAGGTTTCGCCCTTGGCAAGCACCGCCCACAACTGGCGAGCGTGCTTGTTGGCGATGGCGACGAGCGTCTTGTGGTAACCGACGCGTGCGTGCAGCGTCACGATCCATTGCTGCAGTCGCGTGAGCGCTTCGCGGGTGTTGCGAGCCTTGCGCAGGGCGGCGGCGAGCACGCTGCGCGCCCCCTGCACGAGCAGCGTTCGCAGGTAATCGTCGCCGCGTCGGGTGATGCGCCCGAGTTTCGGCTTTCCGCCGCTGGAATACTGGCTCGGCGTGAGACCGAGCCACGCGGCGAACTGACGGCCGTTGTGGAACATGGTCGCGTCGCCGACGCTGGCGACCACCGCATCCGCAGTGAGGAGCCCCACGCCGGGCAAATCGCGCACCCGCCGGGCGGCGGCGTCATCCGCTTGTTGGGTGGCAATCTGCCGGTCGCACTCGGCAATACGGGCATCGAGCGCGTCGAGTTGGTCGCGCACGCCTTGAATCAGTTGGCGGATCGGCGCCGGCTGCGCGGTGTCGAATTCATGCTCGGCAAGCTTACGCCGCAGCCGCATCGCGCCGGTGTCGACGACCATCCCGAATTCGGCGAGCAGGCCACGGATGCGGTTCAAGAGCGCCGTGCGCTCCTCGATCCAGCCGAGCCTCAAGCTGTGCCAGGCGAGCCGTTGTTGCTGGGCCTCGGTCTTCACCGGGATGAAGCGCATTCCCGGCGCGAGCAGTGCCGCGACAATTGCCACCGCATCCGCCCGGTCGTTCTTGACCGCCTGGCGCTTGCGGTACGGGCGCACGAATTCCGGTGCCATCAGCCGCGGCTCGAGCCCCAGCGACTGCATCGTTCGTCCCCAGCAATGCGCACCGCCGCAGGCTTCCATGCCGACGAGCGTGCCACGAGGCAAGGTCGACAACCACGCGAGGAATCCGCTCCGGTTGAACTCGCGCGTCTCGATCACCCGGCCCGCGCCGTCCGCCACGCAGGTGACGAACACGTTCTTTGCCAGATCCACACCGACCGTCGTAGTATTCATTTGGACTTCCCCTTTCGCGACCTCAGATTGAACTTCAGCAATTCAATCTTGGCACTTCGATGCCGGGCGGCCAATGCCGCGGGCGGAAGTGGGAAGTCCCTTTGTAGTCGTTCGGGATCATATCCACGGCCATCGAGATAGGTCAGCAAGTCCTGGGCGACCGAACGAGTAATCGTTTTCTCATCAACGAAGGCAGTGCGCGTCAGGGCTGATCTAAGGAATGGCGCCTGGTCGAAGGTATAGGCGCCTTCGCCGAAAAAGACCGCCATGAGGGAAGCGAGTCCGCCACCGAGCGAGTGGCCTGTGAAAGTGATGGTGGCATCGGGGTTCAGAGCCCTGATTTGGAGATAATAGTCGGCCGCTTGCTGAAGTTGACTGGATAGGCCGCCGGCAGCAAGTACCAAGTCAGCTATGATGTCACCGGAAATATCGCTCGACTCGGTACCAGCGAAGGAGATGACGATTTGCTTTGGGTCTGAGATATTTTGAAATGCAGACATCTCAAAGCCGCCGTTCGTTGCCTGGCTATTATTGGGAAGATGTAAAAACTCCACCCAACCCTGTGGAACAGGAAACCAGTTAATGCCATTTGAAGCGCGGTTTGTTTGATAAGACCGTCCAGCCATCAATGCGTAAGCAACTTCCAGTTCCCAATCCATGCTTTCATTCTTCCTTTGGGCGCGCTCTTGATTTGGTGTTTCTGCCTGATTGATTACCTATCCTTGCTCGACTTATCGTGCGGTGGGATCGGTATGGGTGCTTTGAAGCTAGTCGGCTGCCGACACCACTCGCTCCTCAATGGTTCACGAATAATCGAATTATATTCATTTTGTTTGTACCCTGAATTTATATTCCTTATTGCTTCTGCATCTACAAAGCGCTTTCCTAAGTTTTCAACCTCAGTATCCGGTGACGAAAAGATCAAATTCAGCGCTTTGGTTTCTGGTGGAAGCTCCTGCAGCGGAACACGTTTCCATGTCTTGTTTTGGTGGCTGAATACGACGTACGGAGGATTGGGTCTTCCCCACTTGTTGTACGCGAGACAGCCCATGGGGCTGGCGACCAGATACACCTTGTCCTGGTAGATATCGAGGGCCATAGGCAAGAAATTGCTGTTCCTCAGATCGGGCGTAGCCTTGTCTTCCCAGACAATCTGTTCGCCGGTGGTTGGATGCGTGAAGGACACCGTTTCTTTTATGTAGGAAGGGCGCTGTCCGACTTCATGAGGACCTCCCCGCTCTACGCTTCGCTCCACGATCACCCTGCTGCCGTCGTGCAACAAGACTTCCTCCTGCCAGTTCATATTGGCCGAGCCGAAAATCCCGGCGCAGGCTGTCAAATTCAAAAGCAGGCCGAGGATCAATCCGAGGCCGCGTGTCGCTCTGACTAACGAATTGCAATATTCCATCCTTACCTTCCTTTCAAACTAATCCGCTTATTGGTCAATGGCAGCTGTCTCGCGTGCCGTCATTTCGACCTGCGATGCCACTAGCGATTCGATGATTTTTTGATATCGGGAAAGCCCAATTTCAAGTTGATAACTCTCAATGACGGTCTGCCGAGCCGCTCGCCTGACAAGTTGCACGCGACTCTCATGGGAAAAAGCTTCTTCTATCGCGTCCGCAATGTGCTTTGGAGAGAAGAAATCCACCAGTAGGCCATTCTTGCCATGCTCCAACACTTCTCGGACGGGCGTGGTGTCGGACCCGATCACTAGGCAGCCGGCCGACATCGCTTCCAGCATCGACCAGGAGAGTACGAAGGGAACGGTCAGATAGACATGCGCCGAGGAGACTTGCAGGAGCGCAAGGTAGCGCTCGTAGGGAATCCTGCCGAGAAAGTGCAGTCGCTTGGGGTCGATGCGGACTTCCTGCAGCAGTTTCTCGCGGTAGGTCTGCCCATCAGACGGTCTTTGTCCGTAGCTCACGTCGTCGCCGCCAACGATCACGAACTCAGTTTTTGACCGCCGTCGGCAGATTTCCTCGGCTGCACGCATGAACTGATGGAAGCCGCGATATGGCTCGAGGTTGCGCGCCACATAGGTTACGACTTCATCTTGGAACGTCAGAATCTTGCCGTTCGGCAAAGTGAAAGTCTGTCGCGGGTTGGGTGCGACCGCCCGCGTGTCGATTCCTTCGTGGATCACCGAGATCTTGGAATGGAACTCCGCTGGATGCAGACTCTTCTGCCAGTGAGTCGGACTGATGCCGGCATCACAAGCCGTCAGGTTGAGGAGGTGCAGCGCGTTACGGGTGCGGATGCGGGCGCGGCCGTCGAAGCTCAGCGGGTATTCCGGATCGAAATTGGCGTCAGCGCCGTCGGAGTGGTAGAAGAACTCGAAGAAGCTCAACAGTCGGGTGGCCGGGAATACGTCCTTGACGTACAGGGCTTCACCCCAGCCGGGATGGGCGATCACGATATCCGGAGCGAACCCTTGTTTCTTTAGCTTGAGCAAGACCCGTGCGACAGCTTGGCCATTGAGGACGCCGTCCTCCATACCGTGAAGGTAATGGTGAGTACCGGGACGGGGCTTGCGGGCCGGCTGGTAGACGAAGGTGTTGGGGACCTTGGGGTGGCGCGGTGCGTGCGGTTGGCAAATCGCGACCACGCGATGCTTGGGATCGGCCGCCAAGTGAGCTGCCAAGTGGCGGAATTGCCCCGGAAAGTTCTGGTGAATGAAAAGGACATCCATTGGCCTGAGCTTGCTTTTATTAGTCTGCGGCGGGTGCCATTCGGTTGGCGAGGGCTAAAACTTTGGCATTGATATATGGAAAATGCGTAGCATCTCCAGACATGGACTCCGTCGCTCGTATGCAGAGGCCGGCACGCCTGCGAGGTGCATCCGTCGATCAAGGGATGCCGAGGTCCCGTTGCAGAGGACGGCGGACGCGGTTCTTTCAATTCATCGTTCCCGCAGGCTCTCATCCTTGTACTGCAGCAAGGGGCTCAAGAAGTATTCAATCACTCGCCTCTGAGCCGTCTTGACCTCGACCGTCACGGCCATACCGGGAGAAAGGTTCACGGTCTTGCTCTCCACCTGGATCGTCCCCCGTTCCAGATTCACCCGAGCCGGGAAAATCAGGCCGCGTTTCTCATCATTGACGGCGTCGCGCGAAAGGTGGGTTACGTGGGCATGGATCGTCCCGTACTTCGTGAATGGGAACGTCTCGATCTTGACCTCGGCCTCCTGCCCGGGATTGACGAAGCCGATATCCCTGTTATCGACATAAGCTTCGACCTCCACCGGGCTATCCTGGGGCACCAGCACCATGAGTTGCTGGGCGGGCGTCACGACGCCACCGACGGTGTGCACCGCCAACTGCTGCACGGTTCCGTCTAGCGGCGCGGTCAGGGTCATCAGCTTGCCGCGCGATTGGGCTTTGACCAATTCCTGTTCGTAGGTGGCCGCTTTCTGGTCTCCCTCATGAAAGCTGTCTAGCGCGAGCCGGCGGGTTTCCGCTACTAAGGCACTGCGGTCCCCCCGTCCTTCCTGCAACGCAGCCATCAACTCCTTCAGTCGGCCGCGTTGGGTCGCAAGGTCCGCCTCCTGTTCGATGCGGGCCTGTTCCTTTTCCAAATAGCCGTGCTTGGAGATGAAATTCTTCTCGACCAGGTCCTTGAAATCCTGGGCGCGCTGGCGAGCGATCGGAGCCGTCTGTTCCAATTTGCGGATGATTTCCTGCGTCGATCGGATCTCCGCTTCGCGCTTGGCAATATCGGCGTCGATGCGCGCGAGCTTAGCCTGATATTCGCTGTATTGGCCTTTCAGCAGGCGCTGTTCCTGCGCAAGCTGCACCGCCCCAACGTCGTGCACACTGCCCAGCACAGGCGCCGCTCCAGTGTCGATGGCTCCTAGCAGCGCCTGGGCCCGCGCAGCCTGCAACCGAGCGATCACAAGATCATTGGTGAGGCGAGCAATGTCGGCGGCCGCATTTGTCGCGTCCAGTTCAATTAGCACGTCGCCCGCCTTGACGGTTTGCCCGTCCGTCACATGGATCGCTTTCACTGTCGCCGTTTCAATTGGTTGAATGACCTTCGTGCGGTCGCCAGGCACGATCTTGCCGTGGGCGGAAGCGACCACGTCGATGCGTCCGAAGACGGCCCACGAGATCGCAATGAGGGCGAAGGCGACCAGTAACCACATGGCGACTCGCGGCGCCGGGGACACCGGTGTTTCCTGTAGCTCCAAGGCAGCGGGGAGGAATTGCGCTTCATGCGGCAGACGAGGTCGGAGGTCAAGGTTTGCACGCTCGCGCCAAGCGTGTTGAATGACCCCACCGTAGCGCTTCACGAGGTCATGAAGGGCTTGCAGTCGCAAAGGCAGGGCTCGATTCATCCGTCAATCACCCCTGCTGCAGCCGATGAAGGCGCGAATAATGCCCGGCCTCGTGGGCTAACAATTCGGTGTGCGTACCCTGTTCGACAATTTGGCCTCGATCCAGAACGATGATCCGATTGGCGTTCCGGACGGCGCTCAGCCGATGCGCGATGATGAGAACCGTGCGTCCTTCGCAGATGGCTCTCATGTTGTTCTGGATGACGCGTTCAGACTCGTAGTCCAGCGCGCTGGTTGCTTCGTCGAAGATGAGGATGCGGGGATCGGTGATGAGCGCCCGCGCGATAGCGATGCGCTGACGCTGTCCGCCGGACAAGGTGGAGCCATGCTCTCCGACCACCGTGTCGTAGCCTTCGGGCAACTCAAGGATGAAGTCGTGGGCACCCGCGGATTTGGCTGCCCGGATCACGGCTTCCATCGGCCGGCCAGGGTCGGCTAGCGCGATGTTCTCGCGAATGGTCCGATTGAAGAGCATGTTCTCCTGCAGCACCACACCGATCTGCCGGCGCAAGCTCGGCGTATCGGCCATTGCGAGGTCGACGCCGTCGATCAGCACCCGTCCGCGCTCTGGAACGTAGAGGCGTTGCACCAGCTTGGTCAGCGTACTCTTGCCAGAGCCGGAGCGGCCGACAATGCCGATTACTTGGCCCGGCTGGATGGTCAAATCGATGCCCCGCAGGACTTCTGGAGCATCGGGCCGGTAGCGGAACACGACCTGGTCGAGTTCGATCCGGCCTTTGATGGGCGGCAAGGTGCTGCGGTTGTTGCGGACTACTTCAGTCCGAGCGTTGAGAATGTCGCCCAGGCGCTGGACCGAAATGCCGGTCTGCTGGAAGTCCGTCCACAGCTGAGCGACGCGCATCACCGGCGTCGCTACTCGCCCGGCCAGCATGTTGAAGGCGATGAGCTGCCCGACCGTCAGGTCACCATCGATGACGAGACGGGCGCCGACCCACATAGTGGCGACGGTCACCAGCTTACCAATCAGCGAGACCCCTTCATGCGCAATCGTGCCCAGCGCCGCGGTACGGAAGCTTGCCGCGATGTAGGCGGCAAGCTGGTTGTCCCAGCGGCGTGTCATCTGTGGCTCGACCGCCATCGCCTTCAAGGTGTCGATGCCGTTGACTGCCTCGACCAGAAAAGCTTGGTTCTCGGCGCCGCGGTTGAACTTCTCGTGCAATCGTCGTCGGAGGATCGGAGTGATGCTGACCGAGAGCATGCTGTAGCACGGCAGCGAGAGGACGACGATCAGCGTCAGCCAACCGCTGTAACACAGCATGACGGCGATGAAGACGATCGAAAAGAACAGATCGAGCACGAGCGTGATCGCGT
It encodes:
- a CDS encoding type I secretion system permease/ATPase → MTEPTPLLTVITGEASPDSGQSPPPEPDTGLACLVMLARFHCVTADPDQITHGFKEPGSPFGATQILLAAKHLGLKAKRIRSDVSRLERTPLPALVLGVDGRFFVLARVDGDRVLIQDPRVERPQVLSVADFSARWSGELILFASRASLTGELAKFDFTWFIPAVVKYRKLLGEVLAVSFALQLFALVTPLFFQVVMDKVLVHRGLSTLDVIAVGLLVVSIFEVVLSGLRSYVFAHTTSRIDVELGSRLFRHLLTLPLAYFQARRVGDTVARVRELENIRQFLTGNAITLVLDLFFSIVFIAVMLCYSGWLTLIVVLSLPCYSMLSVSITPILRRRLHEKFNRGAENQAFLVEAVNGIDTLKAMAVEPQMTRRWDNQLAAYIAASFRTAALGTIAHEGVSLIGKLVTVATMWVGARLVIDGDLTVGQLIAFNMLAGRVATPVMRVAQLWTDFQQTGISVQRLGDILNARTEVVRNNRSTLPPIKGRIELDQVVFRYRPDAPEVLRGIDLTIQPGQVIGIVGRSGSGKSTLTKLVQRLYVPERGRVLIDGVDLAMADTPSLRRQIGVVLQENMLFNRTIRENIALADPGRPMEAVIRAAKSAGAHDFILELPEGYDTVVGEHGSTLSGGQRQRIAIARALITDPRILIFDEATSALDYESERVIQNNMRAICEGRTVLIIAHRLSAVRNANRIIVLDRGQIVEQGTHTELLAHEAGHYSRLHRLQQG